The Nymphaea colorata isolate Beijing-Zhang1983 chromosome 7, ASM883128v2, whole genome shotgun sequence DNA window CCGATAGATTCATGCCACCGCCGGCGAAGCCCCGACGGACGGCGCTGGTGCCCTGACGGAAGGctatgtatacatataaaatttgagAATCACGATCCACACCTAATATAAATCcatgaaaatcttttgttcCATAGTCTTGAGGCTATTTATAACCCACCAACCAAGAAATTTCATGTGATGTACTAATAATTATCACCAAGAAccataacatattaatgttgATACGagtatgttatttatttatatatatacatacagtAATTGGTAAATTTAGATCACTtgaataaaagataaaaaccaaacctcttaaatttgtgttgcaaagtattttaaacaaaatgtgaacctcctaatatgtTTCATAAACACTAGTTTTACATCAATAGTGCTTAGTTCAAGTTATCTTTTCTATTGTCAAGACTTTAGTGTTATAAGAGttgttcatttttcaattattgaaaattttattaaagtaaaaaaaaaacaagactaattgaaaatatatttcttaccAAATCactttaagatcatatttaaaagttagcttgtacaaaaatatttcaataactAATTTTAATGGGACTATAACTCTAGAACCGAACCTGGTCATGGATCTAAGTAACGTATCAGATCTGTTCGTAAATTTCAACACCAATTTCCCGATCGAGTCTGTTTTCATGaactaattaaaattttagagagGTTGCAAAATGATAATATGCactaatttacatgtaaacaaggTATCCGGTCACGGACTTGGATCCAAAACGAGCCCCATCGATCCTTTGTTCAGGCCGTATCTGGAAACAGAGAACCCGGGAGCCGAAGACCAACATTATGATCCGGATCCGATCTGAGAACCGACTCATTTCCAATCATCGTCTGCTTCTGGAAAAGCAAATCAGAGCTCCAAGacaaacagagagggagagcgagacgGGGAgacaggaaaagaaagagaaagggaagagagTGATGGAAATCCAAATTCCCGCCTCACGTTTGGATGATAGCGTGGCGACAAGGGAGTGGAGGAAAATGACGAAGAAAGCCGTCCCCACttgagattctctctctctttctctctgtctctctcgccGTCGGAAAACGAAGGCTGGTGGGTTGCGACGACGGGAGCCCTCGAGGGATGGGCTCGGCAGGGAATGGGCGGAACAAGGCGAGGGGAATCGTCCTGAAGGCGCTCGCCCTCATCGGCGGGGCAATTCTCCTCAGGAAGCTCACGCGGTCCGCCACCCGATGGGACCACGCCCGTGTCGTCGCCAACGCTCTCTCCGGCGAGAAGGTTTCGCGCCTACTCgatcctttcttctccttttgttttttccgtTTTGAGGGGTTTTCTGATTGTGGGTCGTTTTAATTTTGATACCCTGGATGCAGTTTTCTTACGAACAGGCATGTAGGGATCCCACCAATTACTTCAATCTGAGGTATTGAATTATCCATTATTTGTTGCTCCCGATGGCTTCTGATTATTTGTGTACTAGAATTGTGGTGATTTTCAGTGAGTTGTAAGTATGGTTCGTGCACCAAGGTAATTTGCTTGTTGGGTGTActtgttttggtttcttttcaTGGGTAAACTGGAATGGGAGCTTAGACGTAAAAAAATGGCTTTTCTCCTGGTCGTTATTGCTAGAAAGGGTGATTTCAGTCCCCTGAAACTTTTTCTTGCCTCTGGTTTTAATGTGTTTGCTTGTggtttcattttatttgttgattcaattgaaatatTAAGTTTCGAAATAAGAAGCTGGTCCGTAGTTGTGGGTTTCATGAAAACAGTAATGATCTTGCAATTGCACCACTCAAGCTTCAGTACTATAGCTGGTCCGATTTGGCCATCAAGAGGGAAGACATGGTTTTGGTAATCATTGTAATAATGAGCTTCCGGAAGTATTTCCCATGGTGTGCAAAGGGTAGTGTATAACTGTCTCAATCGAACCCTgtccttcttttttattgtctgAATATTCAGGAGCTAAGACCATTCCAATGCTCCTTTTCGCCATATATTGTTCTTGATTTCACGTAAGAAACTCTTCTCTGGTTGTAGCCATATAGGAGattgtttttataaaataatcCGACTGAGTGGGCAAAACAATGGAACCAGCAGAATCGTGGTAAAAACTCGGTTATATTTTTATTAGTGAAGAAAGGATGTAAAGCACCGAAATGTTGTTGTAACTCCAAAACTAGGCACTAGGAAGGTAGTAAAGGACTCACGTAGTCAAGTTGCTTATGTTATCCACTCACATAGCTCTTTAGACTCTAACCATCTGACTTGCCAATGGTTCActtgctatttttagttttttgtttaaCAGCCATTGTTTGTTTGTCTACACAATTTTGTATGTTTATGCATCCCCTCTTCAAGGGGCTTATCAGTAGTGGAATTTGCAACATGCATACAGTATTATGAGGAATGGAATGTTGTGCAAATGGATTCTGGAAATTCTGGTTGAGGGTTTTTGCTTTCCCTATTTTCTTTCACTCAATGTAATCTGATTTCTATGTGTTTAGCTGATCCAAAAACCACTTTGCGTGCCAAAGTCCTATATTGGAACTTCATTTCTGTGTTTAGGCGTCTGATTATGTGCCTTTTACCTGTTTTGTGGCAGGATGCTTACATGCCCAGCAGCAGTGACGTTGGATGGTTCAAAGGTTTTGTATTTTGAACAGGTAAGGAGGTTTAAGGAATAAATGCATGTTCATTCTCAGTAACTGTTCAAAAGTATGTGGTCAATATTTTTatgattcttttctttttctcttgtttggtGTGGCAGGCATTCTGGAGAACTCCTGAGAAGCCTTTTCGGCAGGCATGATTCTCTTCCTGATTTATATTTTATCACACAGACTTCTCAGCTTCATATTTTGCTAGATTTGATACTATAGACTCCTTTACGTTTATGACTTTCAGCCTACAGTTACTTTAGATAACTCATGTTATGACAAAATCAGAATGTTAGTAGGGGATGGAAGAGGTCATGCATTTTTGCAATTTCAATTGTCCATGCTGATGTAAAATGGACatctttttaaatatttctctTCCTGTCTAAACTTTGGTTCAACTATGGGGGATATAAATGTTTCTTTTCCCATTGTAGTCTAATCTCACtggacatattttttttcttcaagggGGAAACCTAAAAAATGGTAGCCATGAATCATTGTTGATGAGTATAGGATAAAAGTAAATGGACCACATGTATTGAACTAAATAAAGCTGTAAATTGTGGGAAGTTGTTCTCTTTAGATTATTAAACTCAATCTAAGTCACACGGACGCTGCAAAGTTACTGCCGCACCCTTGTCGACATGACTCGGGTGCGGGTGTGGGTCGGATTCACACCCAACACAAGTCAACAAGAGTCGGCTGCGACTGACCGCACctgatcatttttgtccattttggacacgcacccgactcgcgtttgacttgagtcgggtgcggtcaaaccgcATCAAGCCTATTTTCGTccttttttgacattttttattttaaaaaattttaacgttaaaaagagggtttagcatttttttccatttttgtgttCTGTCctggttttgtgttttttgtttacttgtttaatgtttgtactttgtaagttaatgcttaatatgttacattcatatacacagtacattataacttataagtatgtaatatataatactcatatataatttatccataaagTGTGTAATGTAGAGTGTATAGACTATAGTGTATatactctaaatttcttaatgtgtgtgtgtgtgtgtatatatatatatatatattaataataaatcaataataacaaataaatattctcacctcaccgccgcacctaaatttttggggatgtgccacttcggcacccgcaccccgcacctaTCTGACATAGAACTCAATTCTTAGGAGTCAGgaatctttctttgttgttttctccTGTTATTTTGATCCCACAACTGCAAGTTAGTAAAATCtcacaaacataaaaatgacTTGGCCTGAGCAAGGTTACCGTTTAGCATTTTGAACATCTTTGGTTCTTGCTGACTAGAAAATTGAGAGATGAACCAACCACTCACTAAAGCTACCTTTTGATCCTTGGACTTGTTTTGTTGGCCATATATGTGGTTCGTTTCCAAGATAGTACCTTATACTTGACATGTTAGTCCATGGGCTATAACTGTATTTCTCTTGTTATTTCATAAAGTAGTGCCCACGTTATCAGGTCAGAACCTTAGctataaaaatgagaaattgatGCAAGTTATTGAAGACCCTAAAAAGACTAATTAGGACTGGTCAGTCCATCTCTGTTCAACTAGATTGACTATGAACAAATAagtaaatacatatatttttatggACATAAATACAGAAACATATACATCTACCCAAAGAATGTATATTTATAGGCCAGGAATTATTTGGCTGATCAATGACTAGGCCGACTAATTGACTAGTCTGACCAACTGGTCACTGGTTTGAAACACCGGTTGATTGATAAGCAATTGAACCGACTAGTCAAGATTTTGACAACTAAACCAATCACATGTATTGTCAATCTAAATAGTGAGATGTAAGATTCTTGACATTTCTGCACATAGGCATTGGCAAAGGCATTGGAGCCTGTAAGAGTTCGGGGACAATTTTGATTACTGCAGAAAGTTAAGGAATGTGGTTGTCCATTTTCTTTGGAAGtatatgtttttaactttttataaatatgttatttttgtgTGTGCTTCCATCATAACTTGTTGGTAGTAGCTGCTGCATGAATAACTTGAACATTGTTTTTCAACTTATAaggttatgttatttttttttcttcgttctcatgcaaaagaaatattaaaaagtttatttttttcagagGTTTTATATGGTGAAGCCTTGTTCTAAAGAGATGAAGTGTGATGTTGAGGTGAGTGGAACTAATCTTTTTAAACCTTCATTAGTGAGAAGCTTGTGGGTGTACCGTTCTTGGTTTAGaccatttatttgttttgttttgactGGCATTTTCTATGTGGATTCTGTAATTAGTATTTGAAAACGTGTGATGGGAATTTTTGGCATATCATGAGAAATATTGCCAATTTGGCCTATTTAACGCTGAATGGTTAAAAAATTTAGAACTGTCACTAAAAGCCTTTAGTCACTGGGGCATCAGCGTCAGTTTACAGTGGATTCAGTGATGGGTTTAACTTTTCTAACCATCtggcagcatatatatatatatatatatatacacacacaaaacaaaGTGATGCAATTATCAACTTAAATCCACACATAACTGCAGTAGTTTTTGTCTTCTAGGTACTTGCTTAGTCTGCATAAGTTACACATCAACAATTTATAAAACcatgttttggatcttagacATGCAGCTATCATGGTAGCTATACGAGTCATGTTAGTTTCACTTCTTTCTCCTTTCATGGCGATGTTGTATGATACCATTAAGCTGGTGGACTGATCTTACTAAGCGTTATTAGAAGCTATATTGAACTCTTGCTCGAGGAGATGCTAAAGTAAATGTTAATAGGTTAAACTACTAACCATGAAGATCCTTAAGGCTTAAATAAACTAAGAATATGTATTTGGATGTTATGAGTGCGAATTCACCCGATACGAGGTTTTCGATGTGCCTATGAGAATGACCATGCTGGTATGCTGATGGCTTACACTTTCCACTGTGTGAAGGTACCTGATGCTACTGCTTGCCGCTATCTTGTTCATGACTCCGGTTGCAAGCATGAGTTTCTTCGAGTGCTCTGTGATGGAAACCTGAACTCTGCTGATGATCTAGTCTGTTATGCCATGTCCAGTAGCTGCAGCTCCTAAGCTAGTGTTGACTATCTGCATCATGAAGAACATCTGGTGACTGGCAGATATTTATGTACCTTTTCAATTTAGGAAGGGGGAAGGCACAGCTTTCTTGGATCCAGCCGTCTGTTGCGGTCCTAACTCCTAATTAAGTCCATTCATCATGAGAACTAAGATTAGTACTTGGATGGAGTTCTAGGTTCCAACAATCATCAGTTTACTCTACCTTCACATCACTACTCAGCCAACTACTCCATGTTGTAAATGTCTTTCtcttgtttatgtttctaaCACAGTCATGTTTTTAAGGTATTGTGCCTGAGCTAATTAACTTGGGCCTGACACTCTCAAGGGTTGAACTTTATGTGCTAGAATAAATAACTGAAAAATTAGCTTGTAGCTTTCATGTCAGTTTACGATTGTACCTTAATAAGAGATTGAAGGAAGCTTAGCTGCAAGTTTGCAGAGTAGGTAAATGCCACACGATCTCTCTTCACAGTGATGAACAGTATGGTTTGTCTGTCTTTAGACTTTTACCTGTAACCATACTTTGCTTGCATGTTATGATAGTTTTTCATTAGCAGGATTTGATTACATTGTATTGGTACTGGACATTACATGCATGACATGATATTATTGGCATaatattatgaaaatatttatttcttgGTGGGAGTTACGTCTCATTTCTCTATTATTGGACACTATTGAAAGGTGAttcaaatttgtgttggatGTGTGATTTTATCATATTTCAGCAAGATGAATTAAGCAGAAAAAGGTGCTTAATGGGGATAGTTTTTGACAAAGTGGGAAAACAGCCAGTCCATTTGCATACGTTTGTTGGAACCATTCTGCAATTTGATAATCTTTTTAGGAACCTTTCCTTATGGATTTTGACTCCTTGCATGATAATTCCACAGTACTGATACAGAACCTCAATGAGCAGGTTGGTTCCTATGCTATTCGAGATGTTGAAGAGTACAAAAATTTCTGCGAGAGGCCAAAGAGTCAGCGTCCTCAGGCTGAAGAAGTTATTGAGGTATGCTAGCAGATGCATCCCTTGTGGTTGCGTTTGAAGGTTTCCctgattttgtttgttttgatcatttttgtGGTTCTTGCATCCCCAATTTATTGTTGTAAAATTTGGAGAAAACACAAGGCTTTTAGCAGTGCACACTCTATTTAAGGGAAGTACTTCAACGCcagacatttttcttttttatttctaggACAAGCTGGGGTATAGAGCTCATTGTGCAGGCCTCTTCACTGGGGTGACCTGATGAAGGTTACAAGTCTGGAACTAAAAAGTATGCGAAGAACATGAACCTAAAAATCTGGAGAGGATGTTGTCCTGTTAATTGTCTTTTAATTGGCCATGAATCAGTTCAGAAGGTAGTCAATATGGTACATAAATAAGTAGAAACGCATTGTCTTCCCTCTGATGTGTGGTTTAAGCatgcacattcaattaattGACTCATTTTGGTTTATATGTGTTCATGCTGAATGCAATATCCCAGTTTCTTCATGTTAATGCTCTCTTATCCAGTCGGTTTCCCATGATCTTCACTTGCTTCAGCTGTATTATTGCTGTTCTACAATCTGATCTACTGAAATCTTTGTAGGATGTTGCAGAGCACTTAAATACTATATATCTTTCACGTTGTCAACGTGGTAAACGCTGCTTATATGAAGGGTCTACTCCACCTGGTGGTTTTCCTAATTCATGGGTATGTTCATTTATTGATCCCTGTTAATAACCTCCATTAATCTTCGGTCAGACTAGCTTAGTGAGAACTGTTTATGTCTAATAGTTTGGTCTGCTCATGCATGGTTTTAATGAAATATCCAAAGCAGAATGGAGCTTCATACTGCACATCTGAACTTGCTATCCTTAGAAATGGCGAGGTACATACTTGGGACAGAGGATATAATGATGATGGCACCCAGGTACGTTCATGTATTCTACGATTTCACCCACCTCTCCACAGCCCAATACAACAATGACCTAACCCGTTGAACATTTGATGACTTGAACAGGTTTGGGGTGGAAAAGCTGGGCCGTATGAGTTTAAACCAACACACAGTTCCTCTGTCAATGACATGTACTCTCCTTTAAATTTTGCCCCCGTTGTGTCCTTGGAAAAGAAGATAGATGATTCTTTTGCCATGCGAGGTTTATAATTGTTATGATAGTAGCGCCCAtgatgtaaattttgatatgcactctctctcattctctctccctctctctcacacatgcacacatgtacatatattatAAGAATGTGCtccttaaaagaaaaagaaaaaaaaaccttgaatCAAATCTGAACTCTACCCCTTGCAACCCTAAAACCACCATGACCAGTTATCTTCATTTCGATGgacccaaaaagaaaatttaaagcTGTTAGGCACGTCGATGAAGGCAGCATCAGCATCACGAGAATGAACGGTCAGAAAAAGTTGCTGTTAGTTGGTACTGAGGGTAGCCATCTTGCAGATGGAAATAATAATGGATATAACACATTTTCGAATGGAAGTCAGGCAGCCATGTGAGCTATTTCTGAAAAAGTGAGTTTCTTGGTGTAAAAGTTTGAAAGTTCAGGAGCTAAACATAAGGTTACACTAGTTAGGTGGCTGCATGTAGGGATGTAAACGTTTGGGTTTTTAGCTATACTGAATTTCGGACTCATGTCGAACATCTCTATAGATTATTCGCCATCTGAACCGTTTCAGTTTTTACATAAACGTAAATTTTCcgcaaaaaaatttcaaagatgaacaaaagaatatgTTGGTACAATTTCAACCAGCTAAACAAAGCAtcataaatcattgctaaaagCACTACAAACTGTCATTAAGTCTTATATTGTTAGTGACAGATTTTTAAACA harbors:
- the LOC116256967 gene encoding chromophore lyase CRL, chloroplastic; the encoded protein is MGSAGNGRNKARGIVLKALALIGGAILLRKLTRSATRWDHARVVANALSGEKFSYEQACRDPTNYFNLRMLTCPAAVTLDGSKVLYFEQAFWRTPEKPFRQRFYMVKPCSKEMKCDVEVGSYAIRDVEEYKNFCERPKSQRPQAEEVIEDVAEHLNTIYLSRCQRGKRCLYEGSTPPGGFPNSWNGASYCTSELAILRNGEVHTWDRGYNDDGTQVWGGKAGPYEFKPTHSSSVNDMYSPLNFAPVVSLEKKIDDSFAMRGL